The Kordia sp. SMS9 genome window below encodes:
- the gyrB gene encoding DNA topoisomerase (ATP-hydrolyzing) subunit B, whose amino-acid sequence MSEETKNQYSADSIQALEGMEHVRMRPSMYIGDVGIRGLHHLVYEVVDNSIDEALAGHCDTISVVINEDNSITTEDNGRGIPVGIHQKEGVSALEVVMTKIGAGGKFDKDSYKVSGGLHGVGVSCVNALSDHLKATVFREGKVWEQEYERGKPMYPVKAVGDSDKNGTIVTFRPDASIFTQTLEYNYETLANRMRELSYLNKGITITLTDKRNKDEKGEYVGEVFHSDEGLKEFIKYLDGNREQIIADVIAFEGEKNGIPVEVAMTYNTSYSENLHSYVNNINTHEGGTHLSGFRRGLTHTLKKYAEGSGMLDKLKFDISGDDFREGLTAIISVKVQEPQFEGQTKTKLGNREVSASVSQAVSEMLTDYLEEHPDDAKTIVQKVVLAAQARHAAQKAREMVQRKTVMSIGGLPGKLSDCSEQDPAKCEVFLVEGDSAGGTAKQGRDRMFQAILPLRGKILNVEKAMQHKVFENEEIKNIFTALGVTIGTEEDSKALNLSKLRYHKVVIMCDADVDGSHIATLILTFFFRYMKELIENGHIYIAAPPLYLVKKGAKRRYAWDDQERDVILEEFGQGANIQRYKGLGEMNAEQLWDTTMNPQFRTLRKVVIDNGGEADRVFSMLMGDEVPPRREFIEKNAVYANIDA is encoded by the coding sequence ATGAGCGAAGAAACAAAAAACCAATATTCAGCCGATAGTATTCAGGCACTGGAAGGAATGGAGCACGTACGTATGCGTCCATCCATGTACATTGGAGATGTCGGTATACGAGGTTTGCACCATTTGGTATATGAAGTAGTGGATAACTCTATTGATGAAGCGTTAGCGGGTCATTGTGATACGATTAGTGTTGTCATTAATGAAGATAATTCTATCACTACGGAAGATAATGGTCGTGGTATTCCAGTAGGAATTCACCAAAAAGAAGGCGTTTCTGCACTAGAAGTTGTCATGACTAAAATTGGTGCAGGAGGAAAATTCGATAAAGATTCTTATAAAGTTTCTGGAGGATTACACGGAGTTGGTGTAAGTTGTGTAAACGCATTATCCGATCACTTAAAAGCCACAGTTTTTAGAGAAGGAAAAGTGTGGGAGCAAGAATACGAACGCGGAAAACCAATGTATCCTGTAAAGGCCGTTGGTGATTCTGATAAAAATGGTACGATTGTAACGTTTAGACCAGATGCTTCTATTTTTACACAAACCTTAGAGTACAACTATGAAACGCTTGCTAATCGTATGCGCGAATTGTCATACCTAAACAAAGGAATTACAATTACCTTGACGGATAAGCGTAACAAAGATGAAAAAGGTGAGTATGTGGGCGAAGTTTTTCATTCTGATGAAGGACTTAAAGAATTTATTAAATACCTAGATGGAAATCGTGAGCAAATTATTGCCGATGTAATTGCCTTTGAAGGTGAAAAAAATGGAATTCCTGTAGAAGTAGCAATGACGTACAATACGTCGTATTCTGAAAACTTACATTCGTATGTAAACAATATCAATACACACGAAGGTGGAACGCACTTATCAGGATTTAGAAGAGGATTAACGCATACGCTGAAAAAATATGCGGAAGGATCAGGAATGTTAGACAAATTGAAGTTTGATATTTCGGGTGATGATTTCCGTGAAGGACTCACCGCAATTATATCGGTAAAAGTTCAAGAGCCGCAATTTGAAGGACAAACCAAAACAAAACTAGGAAACCGTGAAGTATCAGCTTCTGTGAGTCAAGCAGTATCTGAAATGCTTACGGATTACTTAGAAGAACATCCTGATGATGCTAAAACCATTGTGCAAAAAGTGGTCTTGGCAGCACAAGCACGTCATGCAGCACAAAAAGCGCGTGAAATGGTACAGCGTAAAACGGTGATGAGTATTGGAGGTTTGCCTGGGAAACTAAGTGATTGCTCCGAGCAAGATCCTGCAAAATGTGAAGTATTCCTTGTCGAGGGAGATTCGGCAGGTGGAACGGCAAAGCAAGGTCGTGATCGTATGTTTCAAGCCATCTTGCCATTACGTGGTAAAATATTGAACGTAGAAAAAGCGATGCAGCACAAAGTGTTTGAAAACGAAGAAATCAAAAACATCTTTACAGCACTTGGTGTCACTATCGGAACCGAAGAAGATAGCAAAGCATTAAACCTTTCAAAACTAAGATATCATAAAGTTGTAATTATGTGTGATGCCGATGTCGATGGATCGCATATTGCAACGTTAATCTTAACATTCTTCTTCCGTTACATGAAAGAATTGATTGAAAACGGACATATTTACATTGCTGCACCACCATTATATTTGGTGAAAAAAGGAGCAAAACGTAGATATGCTTGGGACGATCAAGAGCGTGATGTCATCTTAGAAGAATTCGGTCAAGGCGCCAACATTCAACGATACAAAGGTTTGGGAGAAATGAATGCCGAACAACTTTGGGACACCACCATGAATCCTCAATTTAGAACGTTGCGAAAAGTTGTTATTGATAATGGAGGAGAAGCCGATCGTGTATTCTCAATGCTTATGGGAGACGAAGTGCCACCACGTAGAGAATTTATTGAGAAAAATGCAGTATATGCTAATATTGACGCATAA